The following are encoded in a window of Arthrobacter sp. NicSoilB4 genomic DNA:
- a CDS encoding glutathione peroxidase, with the protein MTALHTIPLTLIDGTDTDFGRFKGEVVLVVNVASQCGFTPQYAGLEALHNRFRDQGFQVLGVPCNQFAGQEPAADAEIAEFCERNFGVTFPLTTKANVRGKNQHPIYAELTKFRNGVLPGLVKWNFEKFLVNRDGDVVARFAPTVEPDAPEVIEAVQSALS; encoded by the coding sequence ATGACCGCTCTCCACACCATCCCGCTCACCCTGATCGACGGTACGGACACCGACTTTGGCCGCTTCAAGGGCGAAGTGGTGCTGGTGGTGAACGTCGCATCCCAGTGCGGGTTCACTCCGCAGTACGCAGGACTTGAGGCCCTCCACAACAGGTTCCGTGACCAGGGCTTTCAGGTGCTCGGTGTCCCCTGCAACCAGTTCGCGGGCCAGGAGCCCGCCGCCGACGCCGAGATCGCCGAATTCTGCGAACGGAACTTCGGCGTCACCTTCCCGCTGACCACCAAAGCCAATGTCCGCGGCAAGAATCAGCATCCGATCTACGCCGAACTCACCAAATTCCGGAACGGCGTCCTGCCGGGGCTAGTGAAATGGAACTTCGAGAAGTTCCTGGTGAACCGCGACGGCGACGTCGTGGCCCGTTTCGCCCCCACGGTGGAGCCGGACGCGCCGGAGGTCATTGAGGCGGTTCAGTCCGCTCTCAGCTGA
- the fdhA gene encoding formaldehyde dehydrogenase, glutathione-independent — MTGNKAVAYKGPGKVELIDIDYPSFELKDGPGVNPANVGRSVRHGVILKTVATNICGSDQHMVRGRTTAPSDLVLGHEITGEVVEVGPDVEFIKVGDICSVPFNIACGRCRNCKERKTGICLNVNPDRPGSAYGYVDMGGWVGGQANYVLVPYADWNLLKFPDKDQALEKMMDLTMLSDIFPTGFHGAVSAGVGVGSTVYVAGAGPVGLAAATSAQLLGAAVVIVGDLNADRLAQARSFGCETVDLTQGGPAEQIEQLLGVPEVDCGVDAVGFEARGHGHDAKEAPATVLNSLMEITAAGGALGIPGLYVTGDPGGIDEAAKKGALSLSLGTGWAKSLSFTTGQCPVMKYNRQLMMAILHDKVHIAKNVNAKAIALEDAPKGYAEFDAGAATKYVLNPNGYLS, encoded by the coding sequence ATGACAGGGAACAAAGCCGTTGCCTACAAGGGGCCGGGCAAGGTCGAACTTATCGACATTGACTACCCCAGCTTCGAACTCAAAGACGGTCCGGGGGTCAACCCCGCCAACGTGGGCCGTTCGGTGCGCCATGGCGTAATCCTCAAAACCGTTGCCACGAACATTTGCGGCTCCGACCAGCACATGGTCCGTGGCCGCACGACAGCCCCCTCGGACCTGGTCCTCGGCCATGAAATCACCGGCGAAGTGGTGGAGGTCGGACCGGACGTCGAATTCATCAAGGTAGGGGACATCTGCTCCGTCCCGTTCAACATCGCGTGCGGACGCTGCCGCAACTGCAAGGAGCGGAAGACGGGCATCTGCCTGAACGTCAACCCTGACCGCCCCGGCAGCGCCTATGGCTATGTCGACATGGGCGGCTGGGTCGGTGGCCAGGCGAACTACGTCCTGGTGCCGTACGCGGACTGGAACCTGCTGAAGTTCCCGGACAAGGACCAGGCCCTCGAGAAGATGATGGACCTGACGATGCTGTCGGATATCTTCCCCACCGGCTTCCATGGCGCCGTCTCCGCCGGTGTAGGAGTCGGCTCCACGGTTTACGTCGCGGGAGCCGGCCCGGTCGGGCTGGCTGCGGCCACAAGCGCCCAGCTGCTGGGCGCCGCCGTCGTTATTGTTGGGGACCTGAACGCTGACCGGCTGGCCCAGGCGCGCAGCTTCGGCTGTGAAACCGTGGACCTGACCCAGGGCGGGCCCGCCGAGCAGATCGAACAGCTGCTGGGCGTCCCGGAAGTCGATTGCGGCGTCGACGCCGTCGGCTTCGAGGCCAGGGGTCACGGCCACGACGCCAAGGAAGCTCCGGCAACGGTGCTCAACTCGCTGATGGAGATTACCGCGGCCGGCGGAGCGCTCGGCATCCCGGGACTCTATGTCACCGGGGATCCGGGCGGCATCGACGAGGCGGCCAAGAAGGGCGCGCTCTCCCTCAGCCTTGGCACCGGCTGGGCCAAGTCGCTGAGCTTCACCACCGGCCAGTGTCCGGTGATGAAGTACAACCGCCAGCTGATGATGGCGATCCTGCATGACAAGGTCCACATCGCCAAGAACGTCAACGCGAAGGCGATCGCGCTGGAGGACGCGCCGAAGGGTTACGCGGAGTTCGACGCCGGCGCGGCCACGAAGTACGTGCTGAACCCGAACGGCTACCTGAGCTAG
- a CDS encoding phosphodiesterase gives MEPIEAEHPRPRHFLLHLSDPHLLGGTAPLHGVVDSDALLRQLFDEVQASGARPEAVIFTGDLADRGEPEAYAKLRAIVEPACQALGAKVIWAMGNHDNRENFRTGLLDLPADDAPVDHTYFVNGLRIITLDTSVPGFHHGELSPAQLEWLEAELATPAPDGTILALHHPPVPSVLDLAVLVELRDQSALAGVLRNSDVRAILGGHLHYSTTATFAGIPVSVASATCYTQDLNVPVGGTRGRDGGQAFNLVHVYEHTIVHSVVLLGDTPAVGELVTAAEVQRRILAAGIRIPGKAKLEDQARITGHRRLTARN, from the coding sequence ATGGAGCCCATCGAGGCCGAGCACCCCCGGCCACGTCATTTTCTACTCCATCTGAGTGACCCCCATCTGCTGGGAGGTACGGCACCGCTGCACGGTGTGGTCGACAGCGACGCCCTGCTCCGACAACTCTTCGACGAAGTGCAGGCCTCCGGCGCCCGCCCCGAAGCAGTGATCTTCACCGGCGACCTCGCCGACCGGGGCGAACCTGAGGCCTACGCGAAGCTGCGGGCCATCGTCGAGCCCGCCTGCCAGGCGCTGGGCGCGAAAGTCATCTGGGCTATGGGAAACCACGACAACCGGGAAAACTTCCGCACCGGCCTGCTGGACCTCCCGGCGGACGATGCGCCCGTGGACCACACCTACTTCGTCAACGGGCTGCGGATCATCACTCTCGACACCTCGGTTCCAGGCTTCCACCACGGCGAGCTGAGCCCTGCACAGCTGGAGTGGCTCGAGGCTGAACTCGCCACCCCCGCCCCGGACGGAACGATCCTTGCCCTCCACCACCCGCCGGTGCCCTCGGTCCTGGACCTCGCCGTCCTGGTGGAGCTGCGGGACCAGTCGGCACTCGCCGGGGTCCTGCGGAACTCCGACGTCCGGGCCATCCTGGGCGGCCACCTGCACTACTCGACGACGGCGACCTTCGCCGGGATCCCGGTCTCCGTCGCGTCAGCCACGTGCTACACGCAGGACCTCAACGTTCCGGTGGGCGGAACCCGCGGACGCGACGGCGGCCAGGCGTTCAACCTCGTCCACGTCTACGAACACACGATTGTGCACTCCGTGGTCCTGCTCGGCGACACACCGGCTGTCGGCGAGCTGGTCACCGCCGCGGAAGTCCAGCGGAGGATCTTGGCGGCAGGAATCCGTATCCCGGGCAAGGCGAAGCTCGAGGACCAGGCCAGGATCACCGGCCACCGGCGGCTGACCGCCAGAAACTGA
- a CDS encoding stealth family protein → MQAGRHSHKELRRTDITESLVQDEIYYGSQASVEAHDEVTSAAAVARFRTRQDVVRRRGRYGLINENRTPYQAMVEDLMFIRTVLDGAGLDYLLVRGNNHRPVIAVDWKDRKELRDALVAACHDEPFYSMSVDAKKKSSVLVADGELSPNRQSRIFRLYRPRVEPEGGFEFGASAGVQLELWSFEGDQLILPIENSLTRRTLLAQDAVRGTVERYGRTWPTIENMFADHASDISFDIDLVFSWVDGSSPEYIAARRARMAGVVVGEGDDHEARFRQIDELKYALRSVYMFAPWIRRIFIATDSPAPSWLADHPSVTIVRSEEFFADPSVLPTHNSQAVECQLHHIDGLSEHFLYSNDDMFFGRAVGPDMFFTPGGITKFIEAETRIGLGDNDAERSGFENAARVNRKLLWDRFGRITTRHLEHTAAPLRRSVVATMEQEFPAEFAKTAASTFRAADNISVTNSFYHYYALLTGRAVTQTAAKVRYVDTTARAGLNYLPKLLAKRNMDFFCLNDGSFPEVAAEERAELVTDFLEKYYPIKAPWEK, encoded by the coding sequence ATGCAAGCAGGGAGACATTCACACAAAGAATTACGGAGAACCGACATTACAGAGTCATTGGTCCAGGACGAGATCTACTACGGCAGCCAGGCATCGGTAGAAGCCCACGACGAGGTCACCTCCGCGGCCGCCGTCGCGCGGTTCCGGACCCGCCAGGACGTTGTGCGCCGGCGGGGCCGGTACGGACTGATCAATGAGAACCGCACGCCGTACCAGGCCATGGTTGAGGACCTGATGTTCATCCGAACGGTGCTTGACGGCGCCGGCCTCGACTATCTCCTGGTCCGCGGGAACAACCACCGGCCGGTCATTGCCGTGGACTGGAAGGACCGCAAGGAACTCCGGGATGCCCTTGTGGCGGCCTGCCACGATGAGCCCTTCTACTCGATGAGCGTCGACGCGAAGAAGAAGTCCTCGGTGCTGGTGGCCGACGGGGAGCTCTCCCCCAACCGGCAGTCCCGGATTTTCCGGCTGTACCGGCCCCGGGTCGAGCCCGAGGGCGGTTTTGAGTTCGGCGCGTCGGCCGGGGTGCAGCTCGAACTGTGGAGTTTCGAAGGAGACCAGCTCATCCTCCCGATCGAGAACTCGCTGACCCGCCGCACGCTCCTGGCCCAGGACGCCGTCCGCGGAACCGTGGAGCGCTACGGCCGCACCTGGCCGACGATCGAGAACATGTTCGCGGACCACGCCAGTGACATCAGCTTCGATATCGATCTTGTGTTCTCCTGGGTCGACGGCAGCTCCCCGGAATACATCGCGGCCCGTCGCGCGCGAATGGCCGGCGTCGTCGTGGGTGAAGGCGACGACCACGAGGCCCGGTTCCGCCAGATCGACGAGCTCAAGTATGCGCTGCGCTCGGTGTACATGTTCGCGCCCTGGATCCGCAGGATCTTCATCGCCACGGATTCCCCCGCCCCCTCCTGGCTGGCCGACCACCCGAGCGTCACGATTGTGCGCAGCGAGGAGTTCTTCGCGGATCCCTCAGTGCTGCCCACCCACAACTCGCAGGCCGTGGAGTGCCAGCTCCACCACATCGACGGCCTGTCCGAGCACTTCCTGTACTCGAATGACGACATGTTCTTCGGCCGCGCCGTCGGACCGGACATGTTCTTCACACCCGGCGGCATCACGAAGTTCATCGAGGCGGAGACCCGGATCGGCCTCGGGGACAACGACGCCGAGCGCAGCGGTTTCGAGAATGCCGCCCGCGTGAACCGGAAGCTTCTGTGGGACCGCTTCGGCCGGATCACCACCCGACACCTGGAACATACGGCCGCTCCGCTGCGCCGCAGCGTCGTGGCCACGATGGAGCAGGAGTTCCCGGCGGAGTTCGCCAAGACGGCTGCCAGCACGTTCCGCGCAGCCGACAACATCTCGGTGACCAACTCGTTCTACCACTACTACGCGCTGCTGACGGGCCGGGCCGTCACCCAGACGGCGGCAAAGGTGCGTTATGTGGACACCACCGCCCGGGCCGGGCTCAACTACCTGCCCAAGCTGCTCGCCAAGCGGAACATGGATTTCTTCTGCCTCAATGACGGCAGCTTCCCGGAGGTTGCGGCCGAGGAACGCGCCGAACTCGTGACGGACTTCCTGGAGAAGTACTACCCGATCAAGGCTCCCTGGGAAAAGTAA
- a CDS encoding type II toxin-antitoxin system VapB family antitoxin produces the protein MIFKAVGEGRPYPDHGYNTPKDWAALPPRPVRLDELVTTKRTLDLEALLAEDSTFFGDLFPHVVEYRGVLYLEDGLHRAVRTALHQRTAIHARVLVING, from the coding sequence GTGATATTCAAAGCCGTGGGCGAGGGACGCCCGTACCCCGACCATGGTTACAACACGCCCAAGGACTGGGCAGCGCTGCCGCCGCGGCCGGTCCGGCTGGACGAACTCGTGACCACCAAACGCACGCTGGACCTTGAGGCGTTGCTGGCGGAGGACTCGACGTTCTTCGGCGATCTGTTCCCGCACGTCGTGGAGTACCGGGGCGTCCTGTACCTGGAGGACGGCCTGCACCGCGCCGTCCGGACCGCGTTGCACCAGCGCACGGCGATCCACGCGCGCGTCCTGGTGATAAATGGCTAG
- a CDS encoding LytR C-terminal domain-containing protein, protein MARKPKDVTVLHGHQVISGADLRATFVEDDDLRDNPVRMRRRILHGAVLVLLLGVVAAAIVVSLAIMNGQIKIPTAERSRAATPVCPVAVYDYTPPEKINLNVFNSTSRPGLARTVADEFAARKFMVGAVANTTSSYRGVALIVSGAAGQSAAFSVQRNLPGSDYFQDARTDPSVDIILTGDFKDLAKPELVDQTPGQLSCPREDRRIVDESEWPVMPTATPGS, encoded by the coding sequence ATGGCTAGGAAGCCGAAGGACGTCACCGTCCTGCACGGGCACCAGGTCATTTCCGGCGCGGATTTGCGCGCCACCTTCGTGGAAGATGACGACCTCCGGGACAATCCCGTCAGGATGCGGCGCCGCATCCTGCACGGCGCCGTCCTGGTGCTGCTGCTCGGAGTGGTGGCCGCCGCGATCGTCGTTTCGCTGGCCATCATGAACGGCCAGATCAAGATCCCGACGGCGGAGCGGAGCCGGGCTGCCACGCCCGTCTGCCCCGTGGCGGTCTATGACTACACCCCTCCGGAGAAGATCAATCTCAACGTCTTCAACTCGACGTCCCGTCCGGGCCTGGCCCGGACGGTGGCCGATGAGTTCGCTGCCCGCAAATTCATGGTCGGGGCCGTCGCCAATACGACGTCCAGCTACCGGGGCGTGGCGCTGATTGTTTCTGGCGCCGCGGGCCAGTCTGCGGCGTTCAGCGTCCAGCGCAACCTGCCGGGCTCGGACTACTTCCAGGACGCCCGGACGGACCCGAGCGTGGACATCATCCTCACCGGGGACTTCAAGGACCTGGCGAAACCGGAGCTGGTCGACCAGACGCCGGGCCAACTCAGCTGCCCGCGCGAGGACCGGCGGATTGTGGACGAATCCGAGTGGCCCGTCATGCCGACGGCTACTCCCGGCAGCTAG
- a CDS encoding TetR/AcrR family transcriptional regulator — protein MPRISAASNAAQRAETQHRILTAFGELLFTHGLPGLTMTDVARHARIGRTAVYNYYADIEELLIAYALDETERFLVDLRESLDSLENPVDRLALYVRAQVEDLSRRHLPPGPAMGAVLSPASFAKLADHVGELSVLLQGILRDGVAQGFLPEADITQLAQLIHGTLSSSAARGDGAGEDAEAEARLARTVQFVQLGAGARFGDDGRPVRLTPREPAVPGGS, from the coding sequence ATGCCCAGGATTTCGGCCGCGAGCAACGCCGCCCAACGCGCCGAGACCCAGCACCGCATCCTGACGGCATTCGGTGAGCTCCTCTTCACCCACGGCCTTCCGGGGCTGACCATGACCGACGTCGCCCGTCACGCCCGGATCGGCCGCACCGCGGTGTACAACTACTACGCGGACATCGAAGAGCTCCTGATCGCCTACGCCCTGGATGAGACTGAGCGGTTCCTGGTTGATCTGCGGGAGTCCCTGGACTCGCTGGAGAACCCCGTGGACCGTCTGGCACTGTACGTGCGGGCGCAGGTCGAGGACCTCAGCCGGCGCCACCTGCCGCCAGGACCCGCGATGGGCGCTGTGCTCTCCCCTGCGTCGTTCGCGAAGCTTGCGGACCACGTCGGGGAGCTTAGCGTGCTCCTGCAGGGCATCCTGCGCGACGGCGTCGCCCAGGGTTTCCTGCCGGAGGCGGACATCACCCAACTCGCGCAGCTCATCCATGGAACCCTGTCCTCCAGCGCCGCCCGTGGTGACGGTGCGGGGGAGGACGCGGAGGCGGAGGCCCGGCTGGCCCGCACCGTGCAGTTCGTCCAGCTCGGCGCCGGGGCCCGCTTCGGCGACGACGGCCGTCCCGTCCGCCTGACGCCGCGTGAGCCCGCAGTGCCGGGCGGCAGCTAA
- a CDS encoding DsbA family oxidoreductase yields MKIEIWSDVACPWCYIGKRRFETALAAFPHRDSVEVQWRSYQLDPSLPEHYDGTELDYLSTRKGMAPAQVAGMFAHVAEQARGEGLNYRFDDVVVANSFTAHRLIHLAASHGKQDAAKERLLSDHFEQGKDIGSRDYLTSLGLDLGIDAVELDELFTTDKYADDVRLDFEEGRALGINGVPFFVIDRKFGLSGAQPAETFTAALEQAWQESQPLVMVGAADSGEAGTASAEGEACGPGGCAI; encoded by the coding sequence ATGAAGATTGAGATCTGGTCCGACGTGGCCTGCCCCTGGTGCTATATCGGCAAGCGCCGCTTTGAGACCGCCCTCGCGGCCTTCCCGCACCGGGATTCCGTCGAGGTCCAGTGGCGCAGCTACCAGCTGGATCCGTCGCTGCCGGAGCACTATGACGGCACCGAGCTGGACTACCTGAGCACCCGCAAGGGCATGGCCCCGGCCCAGGTTGCCGGCATGTTCGCGCACGTGGCGGAGCAGGCCAGGGGCGAGGGGCTCAACTACCGCTTCGACGATGTCGTGGTGGCCAACAGCTTCACGGCCCACCGGCTGATTCACCTTGCCGCGTCCCACGGGAAGCAGGACGCCGCGAAGGAACGCCTGCTCAGCGACCACTTCGAGCAGGGCAAGGACATCGGCAGCCGGGACTACCTCACGTCCCTTGGCCTGGACCTCGGGATCGACGCCGTCGAACTGGACGAGCTGTTCACCACCGACAAGTACGCCGACGACGTCCGGCTGGACTTCGAGGAAGGCCGGGCCCTTGGTATCAACGGTGTCCCGTTCTTCGTGATCGACCGGAAATTCGGGCTCTCCGGCGCCCAGCCCGCCGAGACCTTCACCGCGGCCCTCGAGCAGGCATGGCAGGAAAGCCAGCCGCTGGTCATGGTGGGAGCCGCTGACAGCGGCGAAGCCGGTACCGCATCTGCCGAAGGCGAAGCCTGCGGCCCGGGCGGCTGCGCCATCTGA
- a CDS encoding GNAT family N-acetyltransferase, giving the protein MTHVIRRATADDAGRLARLAAVTFPLACPPGSTAADIAAHLAATLSEDHFRAYLADPEITILVIDADGELRGYSLLAARPARDPDVAGALSIMPSTELSKCYVHPDHHGLGAAAELMHASVVEAAGAGARGLWLGVNELNARAIRFYEKSGFRKVGTKSFKLGSTVEHDFVMERPVTQ; this is encoded by the coding sequence ATGACCCACGTAATCCGGAGAGCAACCGCGGACGACGCCGGCAGGCTGGCCCGGCTTGCCGCCGTCACCTTCCCGCTGGCCTGCCCGCCCGGTTCGACGGCGGCGGACATCGCCGCGCACCTGGCGGCCACCCTCAGCGAGGACCATTTCCGCGCCTACCTGGCCGATCCGGAGATCACCATCCTCGTGATCGACGCCGACGGCGAGCTCCGCGGCTACAGCCTCCTCGCCGCCCGACCCGCCAGGGACCCGGACGTGGCCGGCGCCTTGAGCATCATGCCTTCGACCGAGCTGAGCAAGTGCTACGTCCACCCGGACCACCACGGGCTGGGCGCCGCCGCCGAGCTGATGCACGCCAGCGTCGTCGAGGCCGCGGGGGCCGGCGCCCGCGGCCTCTGGCTCGGCGTGAACGAGCTGAACGCCCGCGCCATCCGGTTTTACGAAAAGTCCGGCTTCCGCAAGGTCGGTACGAAATCGTTCAAGCTCGGCAGCACCGTCGAACACGACTTCGTGATGGAGCGCCCGGTCACGCAGTGA
- a CDS encoding sugar phosphate isomerase/epimerase family protein, protein MTDANLPGLLAKIAGLGFDAVELPLENAGDFSSGTVLNSLAGTGLKPFVVGAMAPGRDLVAADQAAVERTQAYLGDCITMASSIGSPTVCGPFYAQTGRVWRMSGDQRRDAYAELRRNLQPVAARAQDSGVVLGIEPLNRYETSLINTVEQALEALEPLLGNGVGLALDTYHLHIEERSVAAAVRAAGEHLVHVQVCGNDRGAPGGDQTDWEGFLQVLDEVGYAGPLNIESFTVENAAIAVAASIWRPLAPSQDQLAENGLAFLRGLYRDNGV, encoded by the coding sequence TTGACCGACGCCAACCTCCCCGGGCTGCTGGCGAAAATCGCCGGCCTGGGTTTTGACGCCGTCGAACTTCCGCTGGAAAACGCGGGCGACTTCTCTTCCGGCACGGTGCTCAACTCCCTTGCGGGTACCGGCCTGAAACCTTTTGTAGTGGGAGCCATGGCGCCGGGGCGGGACCTGGTGGCCGCGGATCAAGCCGCCGTGGAAAGGACACAGGCCTACCTGGGCGACTGCATCACGATGGCCAGCAGCATCGGTTCGCCGACCGTGTGCGGGCCCTTCTACGCCCAAACCGGCAGGGTCTGGCGGATGTCGGGGGACCAGCGGCGGGACGCCTACGCCGAGCTGCGCCGAAACCTCCAGCCGGTCGCGGCCCGGGCCCAGGACTCGGGGGTGGTGCTGGGCATCGAACCCCTGAACCGGTACGAAACGTCGCTGATCAACACAGTGGAGCAGGCGCTTGAGGCGCTGGAGCCACTGCTCGGGAACGGCGTCGGCCTCGCGCTGGACACCTACCACCTTCACATCGAGGAGCGCTCGGTGGCTGCGGCCGTCCGGGCCGCCGGGGAACATTTGGTCCACGTGCAGGTCTGCGGAAACGACCGCGGCGCCCCCGGCGGGGACCAGACGGATTGGGAAGGCTTCCTGCAGGTCCTGGATGAGGTGGGCTACGCGGGACCACTCAACATCGAGAGTTTCACCGTTGAAAATGCCGCCATTGCCGTCGCGGCATCGATCTGGCGGCCGCTGGCCCCGAGCCAGGATCAGCTGGCTGAAAATGGATTGGCCTTCCTCCGCGGCCTGTACCGGGACAATGGAGTATGA
- a CDS encoding substrate-binding domain-containing protein produces the protein MRNNSVRVIALAAALPLAVLTACTTTDPSVTQTTGAGTGSPAASSPASKDWFDQTLYDTQNQQRSATFEGDPEQPYLQYIAGPMTDTSKFAAQGAQKVCFANASISNPWRQTGWITMNQQLKELQASGVISEMETRDAKDNDNTQIADIDYFIAEGKCGAFVISPNSTAALTQAVERACQTGKPVVVFDRGVETKCATTFIHPIGGFAWGIDTATFLSEKLKSGDKVVALRILPGVDVLEHRWAAAKKIFEEKGIQAKDYFTGADPTEIKKIISDELATGDVKGVWMDAGDGAVSALEAFEDAGKALPVMTGEDEMSFLTKWKQTGIAAMAPVYSNFQWRTPLLALEKIFKGEQVPTEWVLPQKPILADELDDWLQRNEGMPSGHYAKFGGEDLDGYPEVWQQRQMP, from the coding sequence ATGCGCAATAACTCTGTCCGCGTGATCGCCCTTGCCGCAGCATTGCCGCTGGCGGTCCTGACCGCGTGTACCACCACCGACCCGTCCGTCACCCAAACGACGGGGGCCGGCACCGGCTCTCCGGCAGCCAGCAGTCCGGCGAGTAAAGATTGGTTTGACCAGACGCTCTACGACACCCAGAACCAGCAGCGCTCCGCCACCTTTGAAGGGGACCCGGAGCAGCCTTACCTGCAGTACATCGCCGGCCCAATGACGGACACGTCCAAGTTCGCCGCCCAGGGAGCCCAGAAGGTGTGCTTTGCGAACGCCTCCATCTCCAACCCCTGGCGGCAAACCGGCTGGATCACCATGAATCAGCAACTCAAGGAACTCCAGGCCTCGGGCGTCATTTCCGAAATGGAAACCCGTGACGCCAAGGACAATGACAACACCCAGATCGCGGACATCGACTACTTCATCGCCGAAGGCAAATGCGGTGCGTTCGTCATTTCTCCCAACTCCACGGCAGCTCTCACCCAAGCCGTCGAACGTGCCTGCCAGACAGGGAAACCCGTGGTGGTGTTTGACCGGGGCGTGGAGACCAAATGCGCCACTACGTTCATCCACCCGATCGGCGGCTTCGCGTGGGGCATCGACACCGCCACTTTCCTCAGTGAGAAGCTGAAATCGGGCGACAAGGTGGTGGCCTTGCGTATCCTCCCGGGTGTGGACGTGCTGGAGCACCGCTGGGCGGCGGCCAAGAAGATCTTCGAGGAAAAGGGCATCCAGGCCAAGGACTACTTCACCGGCGCGGATCCCACGGAGATTAAAAAGATCATCTCCGACGAACTGGCCACGGGTGACGTCAAGGGTGTCTGGATGGACGCCGGCGACGGCGCAGTGTCTGCCCTCGAGGCTTTCGAGGACGCCGGCAAGGCCCTGCCTGTGATGACCGGCGAGGACGAGATGAGCTTCCTGACCAAGTGGAAGCAGACCGGGATTGCCGCCATGGCCCCGGTCTATTCCAACTTCCAGTGGCGGACCCCGCTGCTGGCCTTGGAAAAGATCTTCAAGGGCGAGCAGGTTCCGACCGAATGGGTCCTCCCGCAGAAGCCCATCCTGGCAGACGAACTGGACGACTGGCTGCAGCGCAACGAGGGCATGCCAAGCGGGCACTACGCCAAGTTCGGCGGCGAGGACCTGGACGGCTACCCCGAGGTCTGGCAACAGCGGCAGATGCCCTGA
- a CDS encoding ABC transporter permease — MSTALNSERGAVLKQNRASRSERLLRAVRTPGGAVFVLLIGLLAAIIVLNPSFGEPSSFIRFIGRTAPIAIAAIGQYFVIVGGEFDLSMGSVVTMQVIVAGNLIGQDDSKVIPVLVLMIMLGAFIGLVNGLITTLLQVPSFIVTLGMMLALLGLVLYWTGGAAQGNPAASFRQIGRGGIQGVPVLDIIPYPVIILTAVAVAASVLMRRPFGRMLIAVGDNSVAAALAGSSVWWVRTRAFIMSSLSATVAGILLVGYAGVHPSVGRGYEFTAITAVVLGGVVLGGGRGWVLSAAAGAFALESLFTLLNFMGVQATWRDTVQGIIIIIAVAAASRSWQRKRKGASSAAHDEQHQLAAAPTPDEGTEQGGERV, encoded by the coding sequence ATGAGTACGGCACTGAACTCCGAGCGTGGCGCGGTTCTCAAGCAGAACCGTGCGAGCCGTTCCGAGCGGCTCCTGCGGGCCGTGCGCACTCCCGGCGGCGCCGTCTTCGTCCTGCTGATCGGCCTCCTGGCCGCCATCATTGTGCTCAATCCGTCTTTCGGCGAGCCGAGCTCCTTCATCCGGTTCATCGGCAGGACTGCCCCCATTGCCATCGCCGCCATCGGCCAGTACTTCGTCATTGTCGGCGGGGAATTCGACCTGTCGATGGGCTCGGTCGTGACCATGCAGGTCATCGTTGCCGGCAACCTGATCGGGCAGGACGATTCCAAGGTGATCCCGGTGCTGGTCCTGATGATTATGCTGGGCGCCTTCATCGGGCTGGTCAACGGACTCATCACCACTTTGCTGCAAGTCCCGAGTTTCATTGTGACGCTCGGCATGATGCTGGCGTTGCTTGGGCTGGTCCTCTATTGGACCGGCGGAGCGGCGCAGGGCAACCCTGCGGCCAGCTTCCGGCAGATCGGGCGCGGCGGTATCCAGGGCGTGCCGGTCCTGGACATCATTCCCTATCCGGTCATTATCCTCACAGCGGTGGCCGTGGCGGCGTCCGTCCTGATGCGGCGCCCGTTCGGCCGCATGTTGATCGCGGTGGGCGACAATTCTGTTGCGGCCGCCCTGGCCGGCTCAAGCGTGTGGTGGGTGCGGACGCGGGCCTTCATCATGTCGTCGCTGTCGGCAACCGTGGCCGGAATCCTGCTCGTGGGTTACGCGGGCGTCCACCCGTCGGTGGGGCGCGGCTACGAGTTCACGGCCATCACCGCCGTCGTTCTTGGGGGCGTCGTGCTGGGCGGCGGGCGGGGCTGGGTCCTGTCCGCTGCGGCCGGGGCGTTCGCCCTCGAGTCGCTATTCACCCTCCTGAACTTCATGGGGGTCCAGGCGACCTGGCGAGACACGGTCCAAGGAATCATCATCATCATCGCAGTGGCCGCCGCATCCAGATCATGGCAGCGCAAGCGCAAGGGGGCCAGTTCCGCTGCCCATGACGAACAGCACCAATTGGCCGCAGCACCCACGCCCGACGAGGGCACCGAACAAGGAGGAGAAAGAGTCTGA